A genome region from Leptodactylus fuscus isolate aLepFus1 chromosome 6, aLepFus1.hap2, whole genome shotgun sequence includes the following:
- the LOC142210074 gene encoding olfactory receptor 10A7-like, whose translation MNQTRVTEFFLLGFGNLHGFRIVLFIFFLIIFLLTVMGNLLIFILFSTNVHLQSPMYYFLCHLSLTDLVTSTNIVPYMLGAILLGGGGGVIMTYLGCIIQFYFFGGTIITECYLLAVMSYDRYLAICNPLRYSSIMDFKHQIYLSVWPWLVGLTLNLLGALPVSNYDFCRDNIIDHFYCDFFPLQQLSCSDTSREEMNTFLFSMPLFIFPCGLIIVTYVCIFRNIVKISSTTGKEKAFSTCSSHLIVVGTFYGTLIGKYMIPTKAQSMLVYKIVSLLHTVFTPLFNPIIYSLRNQDIKMTLKKLLTNK comes from the coding sequence ATGAACCAAACAAGAGTTACAGAATTCTTTCTGTTGGGTTTTGGAAACCTTCATGGCTTCAGAATTGTGCTCTTCATATTTTTCCTGATAATCTTTCTTCTTACAGTTATGGGAAACCTTCTTATCTTCATCCTATTTTCCACCAATGTCCACCTCCAGTCTCCCATGTATTACTTCCTTTGTCATCTTTCCCTTACTGACCTTGTGACTTCCACAAACATTGTTCCCTACATGCTCGGTGCCATTttactaggggggggggggggggtaataatgACTTATCTTGGCTGCATCATTCAGTTTTACTTTTTCGGTGGTACAATTATTACAGAATGTTATCTTCTTGCGGTGATGTCTTATGATCGATACTTGGCCATCTGCAACCCTCTAAGATATTCTAGTATCATGGACTTTAAGCACCAGATCTATCTTTCAGTATGGCCATGGTTGGTGGGTCTTACTCTTAATCTTTTAGGAGCCTTGCCAGTATCAAACTATGATTTTTGCCGTGacaatatcattgaccatttctACTGTGACTTTTTCCCTCTTCAGCAGCTTTCTTGTTCAGATACTTCTCGTGAAGAAATGAACACATTTCTGTTTTCTATGCCACTATTTATCTTCCCATGTGGTTTGATCATTGTAACCTATGTGTGTATCTTTCGCAATATAGTTAAGATATCATCTACAACTGGCAAAGAGAAAGCCTTCTCTACCTGCAGTTCTCATCTTATTGTTGTGGGGACATTTTATGGGACATTAATAGGTAAATACATGATCCCAACTAAAGCACAATCAATGCTCGTATATAAGATTGTCTCCTTACTCCACACTGTATTTACTCCTTTGTTTAACCCTATAATATATAGTCTCAGAAACCAGGACATTAAAATGACACTTAAAAAGTTGTTGACAAATAAATAG